A stretch of Myxococcus hansupus DNA encodes these proteins:
- a CDS encoding helix-turn-helix domain-containing protein, which produces MPDSHEGIPEFLTVDEAAALLRVNRKTLYESIRLGQLPGVVRIGKALRIRREAIVTSPSGTGRDSALWSRR; this is translated from the coding sequence ATGCCTGATAGCCATGAAGGAATCCCGGAGTTCCTGACGGTCGATGAGGCCGCAGCACTTCTGCGCGTGAACCGAAAGACGCTCTACGAGTCGATTCGCCTGGGGCAGCTCCCGGGAGTCGTTCGCATCGGAAAAGCGCTGCGCATTCGACGGGAGGCCATCGTAACGTCGCCCTCGGGAACGGGCCGCGATTCTGCGCTTTGGAGTCGACGATGA
- a CDS encoding arsenate reductase ArsC, protein MKTVIFAGEGVAGVAQLAAACFGALADPQKAQAIVAGTKAADNYHPLVAAALREMEVEKTDGKVVVLTPELAKSAAHIVTSVGSSVAKGIQGPQRVEWPPMDSPEDKKSFQEVEPIRDAIAALVSGFVEENGWGRPT, encoded by the coding sequence ATGAAGACAGTCATTTTTGCCGGTGAGGGAGTCGCCGGAGTCGCGCAGCTCGCAGCGGCTTGCTTTGGTGCTTTGGCGGACCCTCAGAAGGCGCAGGCAATTGTTGCGGGAACGAAGGCCGCGGACAACTACCATCCACTAGTCGCGGCGGCGCTGCGTGAAATGGAAGTTGAGAAGACGGACGGCAAAGTGGTGGTTCTCACACCTGAACTCGCCAAAAGCGCAGCGCATATTGTCACTTCTGTCGGTTCGAGCGTAGCTAAGGGGATTCAGGGGCCGCAGCGCGTGGAATGGCCTCCGATGGATAGCCCTGAGGACAAGAAGAGCTTTCAGGAGGTCGAACCGATTCGCGATGCGATTGCTGCACTCGTCTCGGGCTTTGTAGAGGAGAACGGTTGGGGTCGCCCCACGTAG
- a CDS encoding IS3 family transposase (programmed frameshift) has protein sequence MSATDEKQRKPRRPRREFTAEFKAGAVRLVLEEGKTIPQAARDLDLTESALRLWVEQTKTDRGGGRPGALTTVEREELSRLRKENRELRMEREIPKKRGGLLREGDEVKFSFIHAKKALFPVAVLCRHLGVSRSGYYAWAARPECERKQRDRALHLEVAAVHQESRGTYGAPRVHAELKARGQRVARKRVARLMRQAGLRGRARRRFVRTTDSAHHHPVAPNTLERNFQPGQLHRTWVGDITYVWTDEGWLYLAVLLDLFSRKVVGWAMGERIDRGLVLRALDMALLSRPAPQLHHSDRGSQYASEDYRRLLEEHGIGCSMSRKGNCWDNAVAESFFSTLKLELVYVTRFKTREAAKQSLFEYIEVFYNRKRRHSALGYVCPAEYERMAETKRLAA, from the exons ATGTCCGCGACTGACGAGAAGCAGAGGAAGCCCCGTAGGCCACGCCGGGAGTTCACGGCGGAGTTCAAGGCCGGGGCGGTGAGGCTGGTGCTGGAGGAGGGGAAAACGATTCCCCAGGCCGCCCGAGACTTGGACCTGACGGAGTCAGCGCTGCGGCTGTGGGTCGAGCAGACGAAGACGGACCGGGGCGGGGGCAGGCCTGGAGCGCTGACGACGGTGGAGCGCGAGGAACTCTCTCGGCTGCGCAAGGAGAACCGGGAGCTGCGGATGGAGCGGGAGATAC CTAAAAAACGCGGCGGCCTTCTTCGCGAAGGAGATGAAGTGAAGTTCTCCTTCATCCACGCGAAGAAGGCCCTCTTTCCCGTCGCTGTCCTCTGTCGTCACCTGGGCGTCTCACGCAGTGGCTACTACGCCTGGGCGGCGCGGCCCGAGTGCGAGCGGAAGCAACGCGACCGGGCGCTTCATCTCGAAGTGGCAGCCGTCCACCAGGAGAGCCGGGGCACGTACGGCGCTCCGCGGGTGCATGCGGAACTCAAAGCGAGAGGCCAGCGGGTGGCGCGGAAGCGAGTGGCTCGCCTGATGCGCCAGGCGGGCCTGCGTGGCCGTGCACGGCGTCGCTTCGTACGGACCACCGACTCGGCCCACCACCACCCCGTGGCGCCGAACACCCTGGAGAGGAACTTCCAACCCGGTCAGCTCCACCGTACGTGGGTGGGTGACATCACCTATGTCTGGACCGACGAGGGCTGGCTGTACCTGGCGGTGCTGCTGGACCTCTTCAGCCGCAAGGTGGTGGGCTGGGCGATGGGCGAGAGAATCGACCGCGGCCTGGTGCTGCGCGCACTCGACATGGCGTTGCTCAGCCGTCCCGCCCCGCAACTTCACCACTCGGATAGGGGCAGCCAATACGCAAGCGAGGACTACCGCCGGCTGCTGGAGGAGCACGGCATCGGATGCAGCATGTCGCGCAAGGGTAACTGCTGGGACAACGCCGTGGCGGAAAGCTTCTTCTCCACCCTGAAGTTGGAGCTCGTCTACGTCACCCGCTTCAAGACGCGTGAGGCGGCGAAGCAGTCGCTGTTCGAGTACATTGAGGTGTTCTACAACCGGAAGCGGCGCCACTCAGCCCTGGGCTACGTCTGCCCTGCGGAGTACGAGCGGATGGCCGAAACCAAGAGGCTGGCAGCATAG
- a CDS encoding helix-turn-helix domain-containing protein: MKDQVEDLYVDFKIKQDCASPLLDKDFQHVLSKAISGFANADGGVIVLGVDAPQNKAPTLELISPVNDFEQEVNTYIPRSTSFPVSGVETKRLLFQGQTGGVVLVYVPKSDLAPHRSMKDHRYYQRIGDSFMPMEHYQVADMFGRRHQPRLTPYVEARSDVNSRGRVRLLVGIKNVGVAIAKYIYLSVDERGPFSFSAYGVSGNGHWGLPPVSGQSVITEYRGGADHVIHPGIALPVTQLEYRFAVSGVGSLAGDVAIQIAGRICAEGVVLKGWRVNFNHEQIREIVENPYFSVSAEGVLN; this comes from the coding sequence ATTAAGGACCAAGTTGAGGATCTCTATGTTGACTTCAAAATAAAGCAGGATTGTGCTAGCCCATTGTTGGATAAGGACTTTCAGCATGTGCTCTCCAAGGCAATTTCAGGATTCGCCAACGCCGACGGAGGAGTAATTGTCTTGGGGGTCGATGCCCCGCAGAATAAAGCGCCGACCTTAGAGCTGATCTCCCCAGTTAATGATTTTGAGCAGGAGGTCAACACGTATATCCCGCGCTCCACATCCTTTCCTGTTTCAGGAGTAGAGACGAAGAGGCTTCTATTCCAAGGACAGACAGGTGGAGTGGTGTTGGTGTACGTGCCGAAGAGCGATCTTGCGCCGCATCGCAGCATGAAAGACCATCGGTATTATCAAAGGATCGGAGACTCTTTCATGCCGATGGAGCACTATCAAGTTGCCGATATGTTTGGGCGCCGCCATCAGCCGCGACTCACCCCGTACGTCGAGGCCCGTTCTGACGTGAACTCCCGAGGGCGAGTAAGGTTGCTTGTTGGTATCAAGAATGTCGGGGTGGCGATTGCAAAATATATCTACCTGTCCGTAGACGAGCGCGGGCCGTTTTCATTTTCGGCTTACGGGGTTAGTGGCAATGGCCATTGGGGGTTGCCTCCTGTTTCTGGTCAGAGCGTGATAACTGAGTATCGCGGCGGTGCTGACCACGTCATTCATCCCGGAATCGCGCTGCCCGTGACTCAGCTTGAGTATAGGTTTGCGGTTAGTGGTGTGGGCTCTTTGGCAGGGGATGTGGCGATTCAGATCGCGGGCCGCATCTGTGCGGAGGGGGTTGTGCTGAAGGGCTGGCGCGTGAACTTTAACCATGAGCAGATAAGGGAGATTGTTGAAAATCCATATTTCTCCGTGAGTGCAGAGGGGGTGCTGAACTGA
- a CDS encoding GIY-YIG nuclease family protein, whose translation MDYHSLPLTRDDVLKLQRVVFQDRGQLPVESGIYFVLYGEPPERIAYIGKAKNFQKRWVGHHRIPEFILLTKLYIPVSIAWVVVPIVELESNEMFLISTFAPR comes from the coding sequence ATGGACTATCATTCTCTGCCGCTCACACGAGACGATGTGCTTAAGTTGCAGCGAGTGGTTTTTCAGGATCGCGGTCAACTGCCGGTAGAGTCGGGCATCTATTTTGTTCTTTATGGGGAGCCGCCCGAGCGAATTGCGTACATTGGGAAGGCGAAGAATTTCCAAAAACGATGGGTTGGCCACCACCGTATTCCGGAATTCATTTTACTCACCAAGCTGTATATTCCTGTAAGCATAGCTTGGGTCGTCGTTCCGATTGTTGAACTCGAAAGCAACGAGATGTTCCTGATTTCAACCTTTGCTCCCCGCTGA
- a CDS encoding PD-(D/E)XK nuclease family protein, whose amino-acid sequence MIAGVIQRLSVSQLKRHKLCPRAWFFQKVMRVPEPSTGAQQVGTEGHAQLEHFLATGEDVLGSFARAGAHLLPTPGPDLLVEQPLNGAPPLTARGIPFTGFIDLVDARRLASDGVLRITDHKFTSNVASNAASAEQLADADTEPGLQMVGYGAWALSQVERFPGLRTLELEHFYYQTRGQRLAASVVATVPAEHVEREWQTKVAPQVEAMKEHAQAARASDVPANYGPACGKYGGCPFMAKCLTGENKTMSLRDKLLNKASESVPLSVAAVERNAPELPAVLPPDAPAPTPVQTAPEVAQATEQPAPKRRGRPRKVAESEQPTDAAPSPASSLRVLFVDCIPTTFDGPTPESLTSYVDTMHRKVAEAGGVDDVRFAGSDSALGFGKWRGALAMAARAELPAPGSYVALGVAQSELMQVIVEALEPAFDVVVRGARQTGRQGSHPSRKAFWVLTKNTLYTRLSRNTAQNLMATFLIKCRNMRANNRHKKRIYLARDLKCPLQTLRPGSFITSVRCRSPVVCTNQRRIDDARRLRIVIILLSPQIIKVDRYRLVDKWPHTEQISFIIITRIPKLLRH is encoded by the coding sequence GTGATTGCCGGGGTCATCCAGCGCCTCAGCGTTTCCCAGCTCAAGCGCCACAAGCTGTGCCCGCGCGCATGGTTCTTTCAGAAGGTCATGCGCGTCCCCGAGCCCAGCACGGGAGCGCAGCAGGTCGGCACCGAAGGGCACGCCCAGCTTGAACATTTCCTAGCGACGGGTGAAGACGTCCTGGGCTCGTTCGCGAGGGCAGGCGCCCACCTTCTGCCCACGCCCGGTCCCGACCTGCTCGTCGAGCAGCCCCTGAACGGTGCACCGCCGCTGACGGCACGCGGCATCCCTTTCACCGGATTCATCGACCTCGTAGACGCTCGACGGCTCGCCTCTGACGGCGTCCTTCGCATCACCGACCACAAGTTCACCAGCAACGTCGCGTCGAATGCCGCGAGCGCTGAGCAGCTCGCCGACGCCGACACCGAACCCGGCTTGCAGATGGTCGGCTATGGCGCGTGGGCACTCAGCCAGGTTGAGCGCTTCCCGGGGCTGCGCACGCTGGAGCTCGAACACTTCTACTACCAGACCCGGGGACAGCGCCTTGCCGCGTCCGTCGTCGCAACGGTGCCCGCCGAGCACGTCGAGCGCGAGTGGCAGACAAAAGTCGCTCCCCAGGTCGAAGCGATGAAGGAGCACGCGCAAGCCGCCCGCGCTTCCGACGTGCCCGCGAATTACGGCCCCGCCTGCGGCAAGTACGGCGGATGTCCGTTCATGGCGAAGTGCCTCACAGGAGAGAACAAGACGATGTCCCTGCGCGACAAGCTGCTCAACAAGGCTTCCGAGTCCGTCCCCCTTTCCGTTGCTGCGGTCGAGCGCAACGCCCCGGAGCTGCCCGCCGTTCTTCCCCCGGACGCGCCCGCACCTACCCCCGTGCAGACGGCTCCAGAGGTCGCCCAGGCGACTGAGCAGCCCGCGCCGAAGCGTCGCGGTCGCCCTCGCAAGGTGGCCGAGTCCGAGCAGCCCACCGACGCGGCCCCGTCGCCTGCGAGTTCCCTTCGGGTGCTTTTCGTCGACTGCATCCCGACGACCTTCGACGGACCGACGCCCGAGTCGCTTACGAGCTACGTCGACACCATGCATCGCAAGGTGGCCGAAGCGGGCGGCGTCGACGACGTGCGCTTCGCGGGCTCCGACTCGGCGCTCGGGTTCGGCAAGTGGCGCGGGGCGCTGGCCATGGCGGCGCGCGCCGAGCTGCCCGCACCCGGCAGCTACGTCGCGCTCGGGGTTGCCCAGTCGGAGCTGATGCAGGTCATCGTCGAGGCGCTCGAACCGGCGTTCGACGTGGTCGTTCGTGGAGCGAGGCAGACAGGCCGCCAGGGCTCACACCCCTCGCGCAAGGCGTTCTGGGTTCTCACGAAGAATACGCTCTACACTCGACTCTCGCGCAATACGGCTCAAAACTTGATGGCGACATTCCTCATCAAGTGCCGCAACATGCGAGCCAACAATCGCCATAAGAAAAGAATCTACTTGGCGCGCGACCTCAAGTGTCCACTCCAAACGCTCCGCCCAGGAAGCTTCATAACTTCTGTTAGGTGCCGCAGCCCCGTTGTTTGCACGAATCAAAGGCGGATAGATGACGCGCGACGGCTGCGTATAGTGATTATCCTCCTGAGCCCACAAATCATTAAAGTCGACCGTTACCGCCTCGTCGACAAATGGCCACACACAGAGCAGATCTCCTTCATCATCATTACACGCATTCCAAAACTCCTCCGTCACTAG
- a CDS encoding site-specific DNA-methyltransferase: protein MTSAVYGTGRPQQRVDESGRWPANVTLDEAAAELLDGQATNGGATRFFYIAKPTRTERDTGCAHLPFRTGAEACGRKEGSAGMNSPRAGANSGGGRNHHPTVKSLALMRWLCRLITPPGGTVLDLFAGSGSTGVAALAEGFDFIGIEREPAYAEIAHARLCHAIEPLPKSAPT from the coding sequence GTGACGAGCGCCGTCTACGGCACTGGACGCCCGCAGCAGCGAGTCGACGAATCTGGGCGCTGGCCAGCGAATGTCACGCTCGACGAAGCGGCGGCCGAGCTGCTCGACGGGCAAGCGACAAATGGCGGCGCAACCCGGTTCTTCTACATCGCCAAGCCCACCAGGACCGAGCGGGACACGGGATGTGCTCACCTGCCATTCCGCACGGGTGCCGAAGCGTGCGGGCGCAAGGAAGGCAGCGCGGGGATGAACTCGCCACGCGCGGGGGCGAACTCAGGAGGCGGGCGCAACCATCATCCGACGGTGAAGTCGCTCGCCCTGATGCGCTGGCTTTGTCGGCTCATCACGCCCCCGGGTGGGACGGTTCTCGACCTGTTCGCGGGTAGCGGCTCGACAGGTGTCGCGGCGCTCGCCGAAGGCTTCGATTTCATCGGCATCGAGCGCGAGCCGGCATATGCGGAGATTGCGCACGCACGTCTGTGTCATGCGATTGAGCCACTCCCGAAATCCGCACCCACCTAG
- a CDS encoding Adenine-specific methyltransferase, whose product MGREWGSDKGGRDAWVAWLSNVMSEALRVLKPGGHALVWTLQRTSHWTATALEDAGFEVRDVVTHLFGTGFPKSLNGSKALDAAAGAQRLTIGPGKYADRGRRSDNQVFGAGTPSHLEVETLPATDAAREWEG is encoded by the coding sequence ATGGGTCGCGAGTGGGGCAGCGACAAGGGCGGGCGCGACGCGTGGGTCGCGTGGCTCTCCAACGTGATGAGCGAAGCGCTGCGGGTGCTCAAGCCCGGAGGCCACGCGCTCGTTTGGACACTCCAGCGAACGTCGCACTGGACGGCAACGGCGCTGGAAGATGCGGGCTTCGAGGTTCGCGATGTCGTCACGCACCTATTCGGCACGGGGTTCCCGAAGTCCCTCAACGGCAGCAAGGCACTCGACGCAGCGGCGGGCGCTCAGCGCCTCACCATCGGCCCTGGGAAGTACGCAGACCGGGGGCGGCGCTCCGACAATCAAGTCTTCGGCGCGGGCACTCCCTCTCACCTGGAAGTCGAGACGCTTCCGGCTACGGACGCCGCTCGCGAATGGGAGGGCTGA
- a CDS encoding virulence-associated E family protein, protein MLILEGPQGLRKSTAFRTLGGQYFSDAPIDVTNKDSAMLASQFWFIELAELSTFRKSEDQALKAFISRTDDTYRPPYGRANVKSPRHCVFVGTTNDDDYLRDPTDHRRFWPVKCSGIEVDALARDRDQIWAEAVVRAHQGGEWWLSNEEAAGAEQQAALRMENHGDSRKEVILRWLLEMPADKRPTDVTLLQVGVEAFSLHPAQVDPRLSLEIGAALKALHFTRGQRRKDDGTRPLVYYVPDELRNAATEKRGE, encoded by the coding sequence GTGTTGATTCTCGAAGGCCCCCAGGGGCTGCGGAAGTCGACGGCGTTCCGGACGCTGGGTGGCCAGTATTTCAGCGACGCGCCTATCGACGTCACCAACAAGGACAGTGCGATGCTGGCCTCTCAGTTCTGGTTCATCGAACTGGCCGAGCTGAGCACCTTCCGCAAAAGCGAGGACCAGGCACTCAAGGCATTCATCAGCCGCACCGATGACACCTACCGTCCGCCCTACGGACGCGCCAACGTGAAGTCACCGCGGCACTGCGTCTTCGTCGGCACCACGAACGATGACGACTACCTCAGAGACCCCACCGACCATCGGCGCTTCTGGCCGGTGAAGTGCAGCGGCATCGAAGTCGACGCGCTCGCACGCGACAGGGACCAAATCTGGGCGGAAGCCGTCGTGCGCGCCCACCAGGGCGGAGAGTGGTGGCTGAGCAACGAGGAAGCGGCAGGGGCCGAGCAGCAGGCCGCGCTGCGCATGGAGAACCACGGGGACAGCCGGAAGGAAGTCATCTTGCGCTGGCTGCTCGAAATGCCCGCCGACAAGCGCCCGACGGACGTCACGCTTCTTCAGGTCGGCGTCGAAGCCTTCTCGCTCCACCCGGCCCAGGTCGACCCGCGCCTCTCCCTGGAGATTGGGGCGGCCTTGAAGGCGTTGCACTTCACCCGTGGCCAGCGTCGGAAGGACGATGGCACCCGGCCGCTTGTCTACTACGTCCCGGATGAACTGCGGAACGCCGCCACGGAGAAGCGGGGCGAGTGA
- a CDS encoding DUF6289 family protein, whose product MRTLLMLGCVVVGLQFGCGGDEADLGAQADVASSEAPLFRCLTDSLTVYYSDATYSTEVGSDRCFCDSTPIRSGRRTSHFIEYINAECPGFAPTTP is encoded by the coding sequence ATGCGCACACTGTTGATGCTGGGATGCGTCGTCGTCGGACTTCAGTTCGGCTGTGGAGGGGATGAGGCAGACCTGGGCGCGCAAGCCGATGTAGCATCGAGCGAAGCCCCGCTGTTCCGCTGTCTGACTGACTCCCTCACCGTGTATTACAGCGACGCCACCTACAGCACGGAAGTTGGCTCGGACCGATGCTTCTGCGATTCCACGCCAATTCGATCTGGCCGCAGAACGTCTCACTTCATCGAGTACATCAACGCAGAGTGTCCAGGGTTCGCGCCGACAACACCGTGA
- a CDS encoding pirin family protein — MTFSSRRSFLVQSGLLVAASALGCRRSESPAVILKSQRAVTQTLEGIPATDGAGVSLTRVIGQPALRNLDPFLMLDRFHSDDPGAYINGFPNHPHRGFETVTVMLDGRMRHRDSRGNSGLIAGGGSQWMTAGRGLIHSEMPEQVHGLMSGFQLWLNLPAAEKMCPPAYQDHAPEQLAEERLSPSGSRARVIAGQMNGLQGPVRERPTQPLLLTLALEDDRPFEIELPMDHTAFAFVSAGEVDLGPESSARAVRENSLALLGPGRRLRVRAKNRRSALLIAAARPLREPIVQYGPFVMNTREEIQQAFDDYRAGVLDRG; from the coding sequence ATGACCTTCAGCTCGCGCCGCAGCTTCCTCGTCCAGTCCGGTCTTCTCGTGGCCGCCTCGGCCCTTGGGTGTCGGCGCTCGGAGTCCCCGGCGGTCATCCTGAAGTCGCAGCGCGCGGTGACGCAGACCCTCGAGGGCATTCCGGCGACGGATGGCGCGGGCGTGAGCCTGACGCGTGTCATCGGGCAACCCGCGCTGCGGAACCTCGACCCGTTCCTGATGCTGGACCGGTTCCACTCGGATGATCCGGGGGCCTACATCAACGGGTTTCCGAACCACCCGCACCGGGGCTTCGAGACGGTCACCGTCATGCTCGACGGACGGATGCGCCACCGGGACAGCCGAGGCAACAGCGGGCTCATCGCCGGGGGCGGCTCGCAGTGGATGACCGCGGGGCGGGGCCTCATCCACTCGGAGATGCCCGAGCAGGTCCACGGCCTCATGTCCGGCTTCCAGCTCTGGCTCAACCTCCCCGCCGCGGAGAAGATGTGTCCGCCCGCCTACCAGGACCATGCTCCCGAACAGCTCGCGGAGGAGCGGCTCAGCCCCTCCGGCAGCCGCGCTCGCGTCATCGCGGGCCAGATGAACGGGCTGCAAGGGCCTGTCCGAGAGCGGCCTACGCAGCCGCTCCTGCTGACCCTGGCGCTCGAGGACGACCGGCCCTTCGAAATCGAGCTTCCCATGGACCACACGGCCTTCGCCTTCGTGTCCGCCGGAGAGGTCGACCTGGGGCCCGAGAGTTCGGCCAGGGCCGTTCGTGAAAACTCGCTCGCGCTGCTCGGTCCAGGCCGTCGGCTTCGCGTTCGCGCGAAGAACCGGCGGAGTGCGCTGCTCATCGCCGCGGCGAGGCCCTTGCGAGAGCCCATCGTCCAATACGGCCCCTTCGTCATGAACACCCGTGAAGAGATTCAACAGGCGTTCGATGACTACCGCGCGGGTGTGCTCGACCGGGGCTGA
- a CDS encoding RecQ family ATP-dependent DNA helicase: MQRNENAPSRPLDTVLRERFGLTGFRPGQREVIDALLGPGAAALAVFPTGGGKSLCYQLPALMLDGITVVVSPLIALMKDQIDALERQGIRAAKLDSSQSLDDAREVTQALRDGAIKLLYVAPERFNNERFLSLLRELRIALFAVDEAHCVSEWGHNFRPDYLKLAKAARDVSAERLLALTATATPSVVRDICQGFGIPESNAVITGFYRQNLTLETTPVEAEDRDALLLERLNTRPPGPTIIYVTLQKTAERVATFLAAKGLPAQAYHAGLESEVREQVQERWMTSGNGIVVATIAFGMGIDKANVRAVYHYNLPKGLESYSQEIGRAGRDGAPSVVELFACPDDVPTLENFAHGDTPTAEAIQGLVTELLDMGPELSLNLYALSTQHDVRQLVLRTALTYLELEGVLRQGTPYFVGYKVQPLVTLEELVGRFKGERAKFLRDVFAAAKKGRTWYTLEPTVVAESLQQPRERVVKALEYLQEQGLVLTQVTEPRQHYTRLHSDKGADALSTLLVRRFQQREAQEVARVQAVLKLVTHTGCQSNALVSHFGQWREAPCGHCTFCRTGEAQVLPATRPRPSLPAKLDVAAFRALVARHPEALSHPRQSARFLCGLSSPALTRAKLGGHALFGALDAWPFAEVLGFCRQTMT; the protein is encoded by the coding sequence ATGCAACGGAACGAGAACGCCCCCAGCCGCCCGCTCGACACGGTGCTCCGCGAACGCTTCGGACTGACCGGCTTCCGGCCGGGCCAACGCGAAGTCATCGACGCATTGCTGGGGCCGGGGGCCGCTGCGCTCGCCGTGTTCCCAACAGGCGGCGGAAAATCCCTGTGCTACCAACTCCCCGCGCTGATGCTGGACGGCATCACCGTCGTCGTCTCGCCGCTGATTGCGTTGATGAAAGACCAGATTGACGCGCTGGAACGGCAAGGCATCCGGGCCGCGAAGCTGGACTCGTCCCAGTCCCTGGACGACGCACGCGAGGTGACGCAGGCGCTGCGCGACGGTGCCATCAAGCTGCTGTACGTCGCGCCCGAGCGATTCAACAACGAGCGCTTCCTGTCCCTGCTCCGGGAACTGCGCATCGCGCTGTTCGCCGTGGATGAAGCGCATTGTGTCTCCGAATGGGGACACAACTTCCGACCGGACTACCTCAAGCTGGCGAAGGCGGCGCGGGACGTTTCAGCCGAGCGGCTGCTCGCGCTCACCGCCACGGCGACACCTTCCGTGGTCCGGGACATCTGCCAGGGCTTCGGCATCCCCGAGTCCAACGCGGTCATCACCGGCTTCTACCGTCAGAACCTCACCCTGGAGACCACGCCGGTCGAAGCGGAGGACCGGGATGCACTGCTGCTCGAGCGGCTGAACACGCGTCCGCCTGGGCCCACCATCATCTACGTCACCCTGCAGAAGACCGCCGAGCGCGTCGCGACGTTTCTCGCCGCCAAGGGCCTTCCCGCCCAGGCCTACCACGCGGGCCTGGAGAGCGAGGTCCGGGAGCAGGTGCAGGAACGGTGGATGACGTCCGGCAACGGCATCGTCGTGGCCACCATCGCGTTTGGGATGGGCATCGACAAAGCGAATGTCCGGGCCGTGTATCACTACAACCTGCCGAAGGGACTGGAGAGCTACAGCCAGGAAATCGGCCGGGCAGGACGGGATGGCGCACCGTCCGTGGTGGAGCTGTTCGCCTGTCCCGACGACGTGCCCACCTTGGAGAACTTCGCGCACGGCGACACACCGACCGCCGAGGCAATCCAGGGGCTCGTCACGGAGCTGCTCGACATGGGCCCCGAGCTGAGCCTCAACCTGTACGCCTTGTCCACCCAGCATGACGTGCGGCAACTCGTGCTGCGCACGGCGCTGACGTACCTGGAGCTCGAAGGCGTCCTCCGGCAGGGCACGCCGTACTTCGTGGGATACAAGGTGCAGCCGCTCGTTACCCTCGAGGAACTCGTGGGCCGCTTCAAGGGGGAACGCGCGAAGTTCCTGCGTGACGTCTTCGCGGCCGCGAAGAAGGGGCGCACCTGGTACACGCTCGAACCCACGGTGGTCGCGGAGTCGCTCCAGCAGCCGCGCGAACGCGTGGTGAAGGCGCTCGAGTACCTCCAGGAACAGGGGCTCGTGCTGACGCAAGTCACCGAGCCCCGTCAGCACTACACGCGGCTGCATTCCGACAAGGGCGCCGACGCGCTCTCAACACTCCTCGTGCGCCGGTTCCAACAACGTGAAGCCCAGGAGGTCGCGCGCGTTCAGGCCGTGCTGAAGCTCGTCACGCATACGGGTTGCCAGAGCAATGCCCTGGTGTCGCACTTTGGCCAGTGGCGCGAAGCGCCGTGTGGACACTGCACGTTCTGCCGCACGGGCGAAGCACAGGTCCTCCCCGCCACCCGGCCGAGGCCCTCGCTGCCCGCGAAGCTGGACGTGGCCGCCTTCCGGGCGTTGGTGGCGCGGCATCCCGAGGCCCTGAGCCACCCGCGTCAGTCCGCGCGCTTCCTCTGCGGGTTGAGCAGCCCCGCCCTCACCCGGGCGAAGCTCGGAGGCCACGCGCTGTTCGGGGCGCTCGACGCCTGGCCCTTCGCCGAGGTGCTCGGCTTCTGCCGTCAAACGATGACGTGA
- a CDS encoding LysR family transcriptional regulator: MHSLSNIEAFVRAVEHGDFTRAARKLQVTASAVSRRIARLEDELGVVLFQRTTRTLRLTEDGRAFYERCQRILGELQDAKESLSHARHRPVGVLRVDATQVMGQLVLMPALPRFLAAHPGLEVQLTLRDHVVDPVAEGVDVLLRLGAMQDSRLVARKLGVTRLMACAAPAYLRRHGRPATPEDLSRHNCLGFLRDGALAPWVMQSRGTEAPVHFEPRGTFHTNHGATLLDAAVLGVGITWLFDFMVARHLESGALVPVLEEHLGEECAIHAVYPRGKHLPSRVRVFLDFVVTLFAR, encoded by the coding sequence ATGCACTCCCTCTCGAACATCGAAGCCTTCGTCCGCGCCGTGGAACACGGTGACTTCACGCGTGCGGCCCGAAAGCTCCAGGTCACCGCCTCCGCCGTGAGTCGGCGCATCGCCCGGCTGGAGGACGAGCTGGGCGTCGTGCTCTTCCAACGAACCACCCGCACGCTGCGCCTCACCGAGGACGGCCGCGCGTTCTACGAGCGCTGCCAGCGCATCCTCGGAGAACTGCAGGACGCGAAGGAGTCCCTTTCCCACGCCCGGCACCGCCCGGTGGGCGTGCTCCGCGTCGACGCGACGCAAGTCATGGGGCAGCTCGTGCTCATGCCCGCGCTCCCCCGCTTCCTGGCGGCCCATCCGGGATTGGAAGTCCAACTGACGCTCCGAGACCATGTCGTGGACCCCGTCGCCGAAGGCGTTGACGTGCTGCTCCGCCTGGGCGCGATGCAGGACTCGCGATTGGTGGCGCGGAAGCTGGGCGTCACGCGGCTGATGGCCTGTGCCGCCCCCGCGTACCTGCGACGCCACGGCCGCCCCGCGACACCCGAGGACCTGTCCCGGCACAACTGCCTGGGCTTCCTCCGCGACGGAGCGCTGGCCCCCTGGGTGATGCAATCGCGAGGAACGGAAGCGCCGGTGCACTTCGAGCCAAGAGGCACGTTCCACACGAATCATGGCGCCACCCTGCTCGACGCGGCCGTGTTGGGCGTGGGAATCACCTGGCTCTTCGACTTCATGGTGGCGAGGCACCTTGAGTCCGGTGCGCTCGTGCCCGTGCTCGAGGAGCACCTAGGCGAGGAGTGCGCCATCCATGCCGTGTACCCGCGCGGCAAGCACCTGCCCTCGCGCGTTCGCGTGTTCTTGGACTTCGTGGTTACGCTCTTCGCCAGGTGA